One window of Alphaproteobacteria bacterium genomic DNA carries:
- a CDS encoding HD domain-containing protein: MDLAPETRLERALVLATRLHAGQQRLGTGSAFVSHLLAVAALVMEYGGDEDAAVAALLHDAAEDQGGQATLDLIRQEFGDQVADVVLACSDTLEDPKPPWRRRKLDYVASVPGKSPAARLISMADKLHNVRAVMQDYRSLGEQLWLRFNGRREGTLWYYRALAEAFAGSEPRALSEELMRAVDELDRLVGEVP, encoded by the coding sequence ATGGATCTCGCTCCCGAAACCCGGCTCGAACGCGCCCTGGTGCTGGCCACGCGGCTGCATGCCGGGCAGCAGCGCCTGGGTACGGGCAGCGCTTTCGTCTCGCACCTGCTGGCGGTGGCGGCGCTGGTCATGGAATACGGCGGGGATGAAGACGCGGCCGTGGCGGCACTCTTGCATGATGCCGCCGAGGACCAGGGCGGCCAGGCCACGCTCGATCTCATCCGGCAGGAATTCGGCGACCAGGTGGCCGACGTCGTGCTGGCCTGCTCGGACACCTTGGAAGACCCCAAACCGCCCTGGCGCCGGCGCAAGCTCGACTATGTCGCCTCCGTGCCCGGCAAATCGCCGGCTGCCCGCCTGATCTCGATGGCCGACAAGCTGCACAACGTCCGCGCCGTGATGCAGGACTACCGCAGCCTTGGCGAGCAGCTGTGGCTGCGTTTCAACGGCCGGCGCGAGGGCACGCTGTGGTATTACCGGGCCCTGGCCGAGGCCTTCGCCGGCAGCGAACCACGGGCCCTTTCCGAGGAACTTATGCGCGCCGTCGACGAGCTCGACCGCCTGGTGGGAGAGGTACCATGA